actgtactggccaCCCACAGGGCGCTGTATTAGGCGTCTGCCAGGTGTGGAATGGCGCACGCTGCTTAGGGACGTCACAAGAAGTCGATGCTCAGTCCTCGGCCCTCTGGGAGCTCACCggtccccaccccctcaccctttAACCCTGGGCCTCGCCgtccttgtctccccctccaccaacctcctgctcacaccctccctcccccctcacattattattgttattattattgtattggtcACACCTTTATTATATGTCCAGCGCTATAATAAACACTAGGGAAAGATGTAGGTTAATcagatctctgtcccacatgaagctcacggtctgagtagaagagagaaccggcattgaatccccattttacagatgtggaaactgcagcccagagaagtgaagggactcaacCATGGTCACACgggtggcaagtggcagaactcggattagaacccaagtcccctgactctcaggcccgggcttttcccattaggctatgctgctgtccccatcttcaaagcctttctgaatcccttctcctccaggaagctttcctcgactaacctctcatcccccctcctattcccctccaactgccatttcagcacttcctcaCCACCCAAGTACGTAAATACCCCCAACCCCCAGGAACacatgggaccgtctctatatgttgccaacttgtacttcccaagcacttagtacagtgccctacacacagtaagcactcaatacaattgaatgaatgaattgcacaccACATTTTTAAGCACGTGTACATGTCcatcttttttccttctctcccgtctgtaagctttctgtcgttctccccattagactgtgagctccagaggGCGGGGTTCACGTTCACTAACTCtgttgccctttcccaagtgctcagtaaagggcTCTACACCCATTGGGTGCTCAGTACCCCCCAACTGAGTGGTGGTTGAttgggagagagggagctgggttggAGGGTGTGTGGGGACGAGGAGGTttggagcagagagggagagagactgccGACTGTGAGGACGAATCATAACCCTTTTGGGAGGACAAGAGGGGCTTGTTGAAAAGAGGTGTCACTTGTGGGGATTGAGGCCCATGCAGATCACCAGGTGGTCCACCCCTGTGCGCCTTGGGGCCAAATTTTGGGGTGAGTCCCATCAGGAGCTCGGGGGCCGGGCACAGTCTCCCTCGGGCGACACTCCGACCCGCATGATCCGCCCTTCCACCCGGCCCCCGAGGTGTTGGGGAACACCACCGTGCTGCCCGATCCAGGCAGGCCCACAGGCTGAGCCAGGGAATCCCCCTCAGCTGTGTAGACCGCAAGTCCCAAGCTGCCCCACCCAAGCCCTCGGCTGGTCGGCAgcgtaataacagtaatagtcatgatgatggtatttgtgaagcgcttactttgtggccagcactggtctaagcgctggggtagatacaaggtaatcaggttgtcccacgtggagctcacagtcttaatcccctttttacagatgaggtcactgaggcacagagaagttaagggacttgcccaaagtcacacagccgataagtggtggagccaggattagatcccacgacctctgactcccaaacctgtgctcttttcactaagccacgccgcgcCCGCCCGCTTCCTCAGAGGCCGGTCTCGGGTGGCCGGCGGCCCGAAGGGGCCCCGGCTCAGGTCAGCGGTGGGATCTGGGCCCCTTACTGGCAGGCCCATGGGGCCGGCAACCGCGACAGAGGCACCCAGCCCGCCCCCGCTtctttctctcgttctctctgtgtgtctctggctCACTCTCGCTCGCTCCGGCACTGTGGTTTGCCTCGCGGTGGGGAGGCGGAAGCAAGAACAGGCCCCCAGGGCCGGCGGAGCTTGGGGCCGGGGGTTGCTGGGGATTGATTGGCAGAGGGTGGGGATGGATACCCAGGCGAGGGCGCgaggccgctgtgtgacctggggcaagtgactgcgcctctctgggccttgttgTCCATCTCTGGAAAATGttgtccatccccccccatcttacctccttcccttccccacagcacctgtatatatgtatatatttttgtacaaatttattactctatttattttacctgtacatatctattctatttattttattttgtcagtatgtttggttttgttctctgtctcccccttctagactgtgagcccgctgttgggtagggactgtctctatgtgttgccgacctgtacttcccaagcgcttagtccagtgctctgcacacagtaagcactcaataaatacgattgattgattgtgtgtagggtgtgtgtgtgtatgtgttttgggggggagagggcgaggggcttcctccttctctccgtccctcccGGGGGCCGCTGTGAGGATGAACTGAGACAGCGGATGTCGGCGGGCTCGGGGGGCTCTGCTCCCCTTTACCAGAGTTAGTTACCGTTGGCATtgctcttttttgttgttgtctgggCTGACAGACGGGTTGACACCCTGTAAACCAGAACacacctgcccctcccctgcccggtGCCCTCCTCTGTGCTCtgtttgctcttccccttcctgtcctccccgctcccccactcACCACCCCAGCCATCTAGAGATTAGGATCTTTTATCCAAGAAACTAGGTCGCGCCATACAGAGCATAGCAGGCTTCAAAAGAGCGGGGTGGGGCTCACCCTGCTAGAGCGGGGCACAAGAATCCCACCAGGGATTCCAGTTCCAGTTTCGCTAccgacttgctgtgtgaccttgtaccgTTTATTTAtccttagagaggcagcgtggcgcagtggaaagagcccgggctttggagtcagaggtcatgggttcaaatcccagctctgccacttgtcagctgtgtgactttgggcaagtcacttcacttctctgggcctcagttgcctcatctgtaaaatggggattaagactgtgagcccccccgaggtcatgggttcaaatcccatgaccaattgtctgccaattgtcaatcaatcaatcaattgtatttattgagcgcttactgtgtgcagagcactgtactaagcgcttgggatatacaagttggcaacatatagagacggtccctacccaacagtgggctcacagtctagaagggagagacagagaacaaaaccaaacattaacaaaataaaataaatagaaatggagagagagaaacacagaggggggcagagaaacagacagagaaagagaggaagaaatagagaaatggagagagagagagagagagaaacagagagggggcagagaaacagagaaagagaggaagaaatagagaaatggagagagagagagagggcagagaagcagacagagagagagacaaacaggcagagacagaaagagaaacagagattgtcagctgtgtgacttcgggcaagtcacttcacttctctgggcctcagttccctcatctggaaaatggggattaagactgtgagaccccccgtgggacaacctgatcaccttgtaacctccccagcgcttagaacagtgctttgcacatagtaagtgcttaataaatgccatcatcattattattgttatttttatcctctctgggccccggGACCCAGCCCTGAAGGAGCAGGGGCAGCCTGGCCTggcatctcccctccctccattgcAGCCCTGGAGCAGATCTCAGGGCGCCCCAGCACAGGGGCGAGggggccctctcttcctccctgcctccagccctacTCTGGGGGTTAGGGCCCTGCCGTCCCCCTCCGCCTGCCCCATGGGGAGGGGCCTGGGTATTTTTGGCACAGCCCACGCCAGTGAACAGCTTTCACACCTCTCAGCGGGGGCGGTTGAAGGGAGCAACAGGCTCTGTTATTGCTCAGGTTCCCTCATGCCCTGACCGGAGGGTGGAGGGGGTCGGCAGTCCGTGCCCCAGGGTGTCCTGAAGCCCACcctgctgctgataataataataataatggcatttattaagcacttactacgtgcaaagcactgttctaagtgctggggaggttacaaggtgatcaggttgtcccacggggggctcacagtcgttggatagggactgtctctatatgttgccaacttgtacttcccaagcgcttagtacagtgctctgcagacagtaagcgctcaataaatatgattgactgattgattaatccccattttacagatgaggaaactgaggcacagagaaggtaagtgacttgcccaaagtcacacagctgacagttggcagagccgggatttgaacccgtgacctctgactccaaagcccgtgctctttccactgagccgtcctGCTTCTTTAGCCACACTGATCCTACCCCCCAACACGGCCCGAGtcacctgctctctcctccttccctccctacccttttttcctccttcctcatccccccacttGTCCTGTTTCTCCCAGAAGCATCTCCCACGGTGTgttctgagtgcctactgtttgcagagcgctgtgctggctGTCTGCTGTGCGCGCTCGGAGTGAGCCATGCTGGGTGCCTGTTGTGTGTGGAACGCGGGCCGGTCACCGACTTGCGGGTCGGGCACTGTGCCGGATGctgattgtgtgcggagcactgtgcccgGGGCTTGGGAGCTGGCACGGAGGAGCAAGCAGCCAGTGAGTGGCGGGGGGAGCTCCAGGCCATCGCTCCTGCATGGAGGCCATGGTCTCCCCCCTCCAGGGGCAGTGGGCACAGTGAGCAGGAGGGAAACTGGGCGGGTGGTGTCTCTGACGGAGGCACCCCTCACTCCCCCCCAGCAGATGCTAACGGGAGcccgagcagcagcagcagtccccTGCTCCAGGCCACACTGGCCATGCACCGCATCGTACTGCCCTCCGCCGACCTCCTCCACAGACTCGCCACTCGATATCCTttgcccatgtgggatggggaggagccgggccacgggggcggaggggagaccCGTGGCCCATATCCCTGGGGTTCGGGCGGGGCCTCGGCTCCCCATCCTGGCTCCAGGGCCTCGGTGGAGATTGCAGCGGCCCCCCAAGGTACCGGCCCAAGCCGATGCCTTCCAGGTGAACCCCGGCCTCCTCTTCCCCTAGCCCCAGGGGGGccgcagcagggctgggatgggggtgcCTGCTGTGTCTTGATTGGCCCAGGTGGGCGTGGGGATCCTGGGGAGACTGGAAGAGGCGGTGGCAGTTGATAGATGTGCccaggggtggtggggtggttcctcagtacctgtatatatgtatatatgtttgtacatatttattactctatttatttatttattttacttgtacatatctattctatttattttattttgttagtatgtttggttttgttctctgtctcccccttttagactgtgagcccgctgttgggtagggactgtctctatatgttgccaacttgtgcttcccaagcgcttagtccagtgctctgcacacagtaagcgctcaataaatacgattgatgatgatgaggcagccCAGAGGATCCcggcttgggggaggggaggccggcCCCCGGTGCCGGGAGACCTCGCTGCCCCGTGGCAGCTCCACCAGGAAGTGCTGTGGGCTCTTCATCCCACCTCAGCTTCCAGGAAACCCAGCCACCCCAGGGCCATCCTGGGGCcttcctggggctgggggagccagTGGCCCCTGGGGCCCTGGTTCCTCCACGTTGCCCCCGCGGCTCGTCTTCCCCAGGGGCCTCACGCCCAGCATGttcacttccctccccacccatctgCCTTAGGTCCAAGACCCCTATCGGGAGATTAGGACAGTGTAGACACTACCCCCAGCGTGTGTATGGTGGCCCTGTGCTGGCAGGACCTCAGTGGGGATGGATGGAAGGACAGACAGCCCCACCCGCCCCCGCTCCCACCTGGAGTCTTCCCAGAGACGGGGCCAACGTCAGCTTGGATTGGGGGCCGCCTCGGGGGGCCGGGGCCAGCCATCTCCTGGTTTCCTTGACCGCCGGGCACATACCAGGAGGCGTTGGCCAAGGACTCGGCTGAGATTTGCCTGCAGGTCTGCTACTTTATCTGGTGAGAGGCTTCGCCAGGGCAGTGGGGGCCCGGTCCGTGGTCACATGACCACCACAGCCCCACGGGTGTACTCAGTGGGGGCGTCTGCTCATCCTCTGGGTCCACGCCCAGGGGAGAAGCAGCCCCACCCGTGAATCCGCATCCACAGGGCTCTGCTCGCCCGCGGCGTCCCCACCCTGGGGACTGGCGGCACCTGGCGTGCCTGCCACCATGGGCAGAGGCCACCATCCGGCCTCATGGCCGCCGAACCCCGCAGGTACTGGATCACCGAGTTCTGGATCACGTTCAAAACAGACCCGGAGCTGGCTCTGGCCCTGGACCGCTTCCAGGCCTTGGTGAAGGCAGCAGGCCAGGAGGCCCATGCCCGCCTCGTCGACACGGCGCAGATGTGAGCCCGGTGTCCCGCGCCCCCTCCTCGTCAGCCCCCTGCCCCGGGCAGATCCTCGGGCCCGTGGCTTCTCCCAGCTCCCCCTCTGGCCCTGTCAGGTCCCATTGTCCAAGCCCAGACCCCAGGGGAAGCCAGGCCGGGGTCCAGCCGGGAGAGCCTGTGTGGGAACCACGGCTCTGCCCCTCCAGCCGGGATCCGGCCCCAGCGGGGGGcaggaagggacagagggagggagagcagggcatctcgctggtcaatcaatcaatcaatcgtatttattgagcgcttactatgtgcagagcactgtactaagcgcttgggaagtacaaattggcaacacatagagacagtccctacccaacagtgggctcacagtctagaaggggaagacagagaacagaaccaaacataccaacaaaataaaataaataggatagaagtgtacaagtaagataaataaataaataaatagagtaataaatatgtggtcCACTCCACTCTATCGGGTGTCAGGATACTGAGGGTCCCAGTCCCCGTGCTGACCCCCGGCCTCTAACCCACCCAACCCTGGTGGGTGTGACCGGCAGACTCGGCACAAGAGTGACCCTGGGCTGAGCTGGGAGGCTCCCAAGCCAGAGCCGTGACACTtgtctctcttgtctctctgtctgtctctacccccacccccagccacgcCCGAGACTGGTCTCAGAAGCTGACGCACAGAGTCCAGCCCAACACCAGCAAAAAGCGCAAAGTCTCGCTCCTGTTTGACAACCTGCAGCCCCAGGAGTTGTCGGACCACCTGACCTACCTGGAGTTCAAGTCCTTCTGCCGGATCTCGGTGGGGGCTCGCTCGGCGGGGGgcgagtggggagggggcggtggcggGGGAGATACCTCTGCTCTTGATAGACTGGGTTCCCGGAACGGCCCCCAGGCTGCCCCCCTACCCCGCCCCACAACTGCCCGGTTAGAGTCGCCCGCCGCCCCAGCCCGTCCCACTTCCCGTCGGGGTCGCCGTGTGCTGACGGCTCTGCGTGTGTGTCGCGGCACCTAGTTCTGTGACTATCAGAACTACATCGTGAGCAGCTGCGTGCGGGACAGCCCGACCATGGAGCGGTCCATCGCCCTGTGCAACGGCGTGTCGCAGTGGGTGCAGCTTATGGTGCTCAGCCGGCCCACGCCACAGCTGCGGGCCCAGGTCTTCGTCAAATTCATCCACGTGGCACAGGTCAGATTCCCCGGGGCGAGGCTGTGGCCGGAGAACGGATGGGAGGGAGGTTGCGGGGGAGGCCCTGGATCCGGGCCGGCCGGCGGGGAGGGCCCCTGGTCCGTCTGGGCGCTGCCACCGGGTCCTCTGGGTCCGGCCCCACAGGGGCTCTACAAGCTGCAGAACTTCAACACGCTGATGGCCGTGGTCGGGGCCCTGAGCCACAGTGCCGTCTCTCGGCTCAAGGAGACCAGCGCCCACGTGCCCCCCGAAGCCAGCAAGGTGGGGGTCGCCCCCACCAATGCGATTgccagagggaggggtgggaCGGTTCTCCGGGCCGGCGGGGTGACCCCGGTTCCGCCGCCCCACAGACGTTGGGCGAGCTGACGGAGCTGTTGTCGTCGTGCCGGAACTACGACAGCTACCGGCGGGCGTTCGGCAGCTGCGGCGCCTTTCGCCTCCCCATCCTGGGCGTCCACCTCAAGGACCTGCTGGCCCTGCACGAGGCCCTGCCCACCTACCTGGACGGGGCCCGGGTCAACGTCCACAAGCTGCTCACCCTGCACGGACACATCAGCGAGCTGGTCCGCCTGCAGGACACCCCGCCGCCTCTCGAGGCCAACAAAGACCTGGTGCACCTGCTCACTGTGAGTGCCGCCCTGGAGGGGCCGGGgtcgggggcaggggctgggggcatgAGCGGGCCAGACGGGCCCGATGCCCGGCCGCAGGGCAAACCGGGATCCTGAGATGGGACTTGGTTccggagaggggaagggacttgccccggtCCGCTGTCGGGcgggtggcattcattcaatcgtatttattgaacgcttactgtgtgctgagcactgtactaagcgcttgggaagtacaaatcggtaacatatagagactgtccctacccaacagcaggctcacagtctagaagggggaggtagacaatgaaacaaaacatgtggacaggtgtcatcatcagaataaatagaagtaaagctagatgcacatcattaatagaatagtaaatatgtacaagtaaaatagagtaataaatctgtacaaacatatatacaggtgctgtggggaggggaaggaggtagggcgggggggggggtgacggggaggaggagagggaaaagggggctcagtctgggaaggcctccgtggTAGAGAGGGGTCTGGGCTGGGgtccccgggctccttccccctcccgcgGTGGCTGACGCCCGCCCTGCTGCCAGCTGTCGCTGGACCTATACTACACGGAGGATGAGATCTACGAGCTGTCGTACGCCCGCGAGCCCCGGACCCACCGTGCCCAGGCAGGTGCCTCCAACCCGGGCCccgggggagcagggaaggagcgGGGCCGGGCCGCGCCGCCCAGACTGcgcgggaaccagggccggggaCTCGGGCCTGATCCCCCCTCACTGCCCTGGGCTTTCGAGCCCAGAGGttctggggcagggggtggacggAGGAGGTGAAAGGCGCTTCTCCGGCCCTCCGCAGCCCCTGACGCCCTCCAAACCCCCCGTGGTGGCCGACTGGGCCTCGGGCATCTCCCCGAAACCCGACCCCAAGACCATTAGCAAACACGTGCAGAGGATGGTGGACGTGAGTACAGGCGGAGCGATATGGGGGTctcggtgggggagagggagagagtccgTTGCCGGCCGCTGGGACCCCCAGCTTCTTGTCCTCTGTTCCGCCCCCGCCCTGTTGACCTCCAGAGTCGGGTGAGACACtggacctctctgagcctcagagtcttcacctgtcaaatgggggtgagggACCTTCTCGGCTGGGAGTGAGCTGGGAGAGGCACTGGGGGGGATTTAAATTTGAGGGCACAAGGAACTTATCAGGGTACCAACAAGGCAGggagataatgatgatatttgttaagcattatgagCCCAAAACCTGAAGCATGGGGGTCAGCCTGAACAGCTGCTccgtccctgccccccacccgggGACCCCTCCCCTCCAAGCCTCTTCACGCCCCCCCTCCCTTTGCCATCCCCAGTCCGTGTTCAAGAACTATGACCACGATCAGGACGGCTACATCTCGCAGGAAGAGTTTGAGAAGATTGCTGCcagtttccccttctccttctgcgTGATGGACAAGGACAGGTGAGCCGGGGCGGGAGCCAGACCCGGGCCACAgagcccgcccacccacccatccaccccctGCCTTGGGGTAAGTCAGGTTCCAGAGAAGGAAACCCACCCTCCCTCAAGGGAAGTTCTTCCTTGCGtcgctgatatttattgagcacttaccacgtctacggtgctgtactaagcgcttgggagagtacactacgacagagtcggtagacatgatccctgtctgtgacaagctaacagtctagacaaACCTAGCCCTTCCGGACCCCCGAGGAGCCCTCCAGCTTCAGGACCAGCAGGGACAgggccggggaaggggcgggTACAGGGGGGCGACTTTCCAATGCCCCTCCCGCAGCTCCCTGCCTTCCCTGATCCTGGTGCCACAGCggcccccactcctccccactgATGGGCTTCGATGTGTGTGCAGGGAGGGGCTGGTCAGCCGGGAGGAGATCACGGCCTATTTCATGCGCGCCAGCTCCATCTACTCCAAGCTGGGCCTGGGCTTCTCCCACAACTTCCAGGAGACCACATACCTCAAGCCCACTTTCTGTGACAACTGTGCCGGATTCGTAAGCCCGGGCCctggggcagggtggtggggaagCCGGCAAGAGAGACAGTGCCCTGCCTGGGTGTGGCAGAGTGGGGCGAGGGCGGGGCAGGCGGGGGCCCAGCTAACACATCACCGCTTTGTCTTGCAGCTCTGGGGTGTGATCAAACAGGGCTACCGCTGCAGAGGTAAGGAAGCCCAAGGAGGGCAGCCCCGAGGCCGGGGGTGGACCTCCTTTGCCCCTCtacccaccccccacacacacctgaCGGTCAGCTGCAGGGGCGCGGCAGGGGGGTGGGCGCTGAGCCAGCCCTCTGGCCCCCAGACTGCGGGATGAACTGCCACAAGCAGTGCAAGGATCTGGTGGTGTTTGAGTGCAAGCGGAGGGGGCAAGGGCCAGCCGGCCCCACGGAGACCAACCCCCGGCCCGGCCTGGCACCCAACCTTGGCAGCCAAGAGCCGCTCCCCGGTGAGTCTTGgagcacccctcctcctccccttccctctcattcCCTCATCCCGCTGCGAGCACCAAGCTGGGACTTGGGAACCTTGGTCTCCTTATCTGGGACAAGAGGAGGACGGGCCCTGCTTCTAAGCATTGTCAGGGAGCAGGAGActgcggggggccgggggtggggggcgctttCCCAGGACCCTCTGGGCTCGGCAGGGGTCCAGTGACCACCCCGTGTCCCCCACTCCCAGGAGCCGAGGAGGGGCCGTTCCCCAACGGACTGGAGGAGGGCAGCCGAGACAGGACCATTATGCTCATGGGAGTGTCGGCCCAGAAGATCTCTGTGCGCCTCAAGCCAACTGTGGCCCACCGGGGCACGCAGACCAACCCAGGCGGCCCCGAGGTCCCGGGCAGGCCactcgccccctcgtccccctccccaccttccctctcctcttccccttccccgcaGAGGTCACCCCTGGAGACGCTTTGCCTACCGCCCAGTCCTCCCTCGCCACGCCctccgtccccgtctccatccccaggaCTTAGCCGTCACCGCCGGGCCTTCGCCAAGTGGGACAACAAGGCAGTGGTGGCCAGGGCCAAGGAGGAGCTGCGGCAGCTCAGGTTCCCCAGCTACCGGGAACTGGAGCAGGTGGGACCCCCAGCCTCCGCTcccattcccctttccttctcttggggctggggtgggggaaagggcagGACTTCCCCTGCAGCAGTGTGGGCTCTGTCCTGCAGGAGAACCACGCGCTCAAGGCAGACAACGAAGCCCTGCGGTTCCAGCTGAGACAGGCCCAGCACAAAATGGATGCCCTCTTACTCTCCCACGGCCCACAGCCCCTCGACCCCGGGGGCGGGCAGCTCGCGGGTGAGCTAGATGGACGCAATGTCCAGGCGCCCTAGCCCTGGGGCCGCCCGCTCCAGGCTGGACTAGATGGACAGATTTGGCTGGCACCGAGGACAGAGACGGCACCCGCGTGCCTCTGCCGCCGGGGTTGGCTGATAGGTGGGCCCAGCCCAGGCCCCGTTGTGGTCACCTTCTGGAAGGTTCTGGCCATGCTTGATCACTGCGaccggccgccccctcccctgagGAGTTGAACCATGGGACCGTAGTGGAGGATGTTGCCTATTTATGGGATAAAAGGATCCAAGCCCAACCCCTGCGTCCGCCTCTCGTGTGCCTTCACGCTCTACCCGCCGCGTGCCCGGCCCCGGTAAGGCCAGCCTCCCCGAGCTTGTCTCTCTGCGTCCCACCGCACCCCTGGCACCGGGCCCAGGGGTCGGGGCTGTGATCGGCCTCCGCACCGCCACAGAGGAGGACAGAGGCCAGCTGGTTCTCCACCCACCCCTCTGGAGCCAGGTCAGTGCGGGGCTCCGGCCCCACCCCTCTCCCGGGCAGCCAGCTCCCTCACCAGCTTTCAGGACCCCTGTTGCCCATTTGCGGGAGACGTAGATGTACAGGCCTCCCACCCCGCCACCGGTCAATGCTAGCCTGGCAGTGCCGGCGGTGTCTCCggctgcgcctcctccttccgtTGGCTCCGCGCCGCATCACCAACACGAAGCTCCTGAGGAGAGCTCTCCCCTGCTCCGCTGCCCCTCACACAGACGCCCACAGCGAGGGGAAACCGAGAGGACGGGGGTCACTGAAGGTGCACAGAATGCCCCCTTCCCGTTTTAGCTGACAGCCCCTCCAACGGCAGAGGGGGAGGCTCCCCCTACTCCAGTGCCCTAGGGCTGGGGGTGGCCCAAGAACCAATGGGACAGGGAATCCGATGGGAAGGAGTGGATTTGGGGTCTGGTGGTAAGAAATTTTTACTGGTCTACAAATTCATTTTTATTCGCTTTTctgctttttctttaaaaatccaGGCTGCTCCAAGGACACACAAGGAAGGGGCGGGGGTGACCCACAAGGGGCCCTAACTCAGTGTCTACACAAAAGACCAGCTTTGCGTCACAGACAGACAGCAGGCACAGTCCAGCGGTGGCGGCCTCAgccgctccctcctcctcaatAACGCCGGtagccccctcctccgcctccataAGGATCTCCGTAGCCCCCCCCGCGCCCACCGTAGTTCCCTCCACGCCCGCCACCGTAGCCTCCCCTACCCCCAAAGCCTCCACCTCCGCCCCCACCGCCCcagcctccacctccacctccgccccccccaccccagcctccaccCCCACCGCCCCAGCCTCCACCTCCTCGCCCGCCCCCACCTCGCCCACCACCCCCtcgcccaccccagccccctctgcctccaccttcCTGTCTTTTCTGCCATGGGGGCATTTCTGGTGGCGGGGGCTCGATCTCCGTGGGCCGCCCACCCCGGTCAGGCACCCTTCCCATCAGCACCTGTGGCGAGAGAGCGCCGCTTGGCTAGCCCTGGGCACAGAGTCCCATGCCATGGGCATATCTGCCGCCCCCCAGGCAGCCCGCAGCTCCCTCTGGAAGCCCCCAGAGAGCTTCCTTCGGGGCAGCAGACAGCCCtcgtggggggtggtgggggaggaggaagcatgCAGAGAGGTGGCACAGTAACCTCCCGAAGGCGGCCGTGAGGGGAAGCACCCACCTTATTGATGGGGCAGGCGGTCTTGTCGCGGGAGGAGCCGCTGCTGGTGCGGACGATCTTGGACAGGTCGGCGCGGGCGGCTAGGAGGTGGGCCACGCTGACGGTGGGCTTGGGGGACAACGCATAGCGCTTGGGCTGG
Above is a window of Tachyglossus aculeatus isolate mTacAcu1 chromosome 12 unlocalized genomic scaffold, mTacAcu1.pri SUPER_6_unloc_1, whole genome shotgun sequence DNA encoding:
- the RASGRP1 gene encoding LOW QUALITY PROTEIN: RAS guanyl-releasing protein 1 (The sequence of the model RefSeq protein was modified relative to this genomic sequence to represent the inferred CDS: inserted 2 bases in 1 codon; deleted 1 base in 1 codon), giving the protein MQPGTRTPHNHQGLCAPCVSVLFRPLPWPLSTGLXLSLSLPVSLSCCLSLCVPACVSATELPWAQSPPGACPPTLSDSVLCLSLLPTSCRKPPGDGGGGGGGSGGEAVPRAGPEVRLAEPVPSRPAPGQPPHGRSGAKAAVALGPLAKGASLDQLIDTCVQAFDANGSPSSSSSPLLQATLAMHRIVLPSADLLHRLATRYQEALAKDSAEICLQVCYFIWYWITEFWITFKTDPELALALDRFQALVKAAGQEAHARLVDTAQIHARDWSQKLTHRVQPNTSKKRKVSLLFDNLQPQELSDHLTYLEFKSFCRISFCDYQNYIVSSCVRDSPTMERSIALCNGVSQWVQLMVLSRPTPQLRAQVFVKFIHVAQGLYKLQNFNTLMAVVGALSHSAVSRLKETSAHVPPEASKTLGELTELLSSCRNYDSYRRAFGSCGAFRLPILGVHLKDLLALHEALPTYLDGARVNVHKLLTLHGHISELVRLQDTPPPLEANKDLVHLLTLSLDLYYTEDEIYELSYAREPRTHRAQPLTPSKPPVVADWASGISPKPDPKTISKHVQRMVDSVFKNYDHDQDGYISQEEFEKIAASFPFSFCVMDKDREGLVSREEITAYFMRASSIYSKLGLGFSHNFQETTYLKPTFCDNCAGFLWGVIKQGYRCRDCGMNCHKQCKDLVVFECKRRGQGPAGPTETNPRPGLAPNLGSQEPLPGAEEGPFPNGLEEGSRDRTIMLMGVSAQKISVRLKPTVAHRGTQTNPGGPEVPGRPLAPSSPSPPSLSSSPSPQRSPLETLCLPPSPPSPRPPSPSPSPGLSRHRRAFAKWDNKAVVARAKEELRQLRFPSYRELEQENHALKADNEALRFQLRQAQHKMDALLLSHGPQPLDPGGGQLAGELDGRNVQAP